CGACAAGCAGGGATTTTGATTAGGCCTTGCCGCTGCTTCTCGGCTATTCTTCCGCCGGGGAAAATCTCGGGGGGAGCGAGGTTTGGAGGAGACGCTATACCACGTGCAGCTCGAGGGCCGCAGCGTCGGCCCATACGACAGGCGCACGATCATCGGCATGCGCATCAGGAAAGCCCTGACCAGCGCGGATGTGCTCATCGGCAGGGATGGGTCGCGGTCCACCGTGGCCGACCTGATCGGCAGGCGAGGACCGGCTTTCAGCCCGACCCGCACCGGCAGCTTTTCTCTGGTGCAGGCCACTTATACGGCGGCGCTGGTCCGCAGGGCCGCGCGCGGGGCCGGAATCCCGTTATTTCGCGGCGAGATGGAGGCTCGTGTGCAGAGCGATGTCTTGCGGCTGGCCGGGCGCTTCCGGCGGAACTTCGCCTGGAAGGAAGACCGCGTCAAGATCCCCTTGAAGGACTTCGTGCATGCGCGCGTCCGGGGCTCGCTGGTGGACCTCTGCCTGCGTGCGGTCAATGGACGCAGGCTGCACCGCGTGACCCTGGAACTGTTCACGCCCGAAGCGGCCGGTGAGTTCGTCGACTGGCTGCCGGAAGCCACGCCGTTTCCGGAGAACGCGGGCCGCCTCGGCGCGGCGGGCCTGCCGGTTCAGCCGCTGATGGCCGCTGCCCTGGGCGTCGTGCTGACCGTCGGCATCGTGCTGATGGCCGTGCTCAGGCACAGCAGGTAGCCAGCCACGCCAGCAGGGGCTCGCGCGCGGGTGCGAGTCCTTTGTAGGCCAGCACGGCGTCCGTCATCGATGCCAGCGAGTCGTGCAGGCGCCGGGCTGCGCCGGGCACGCCGGCCACCGCCGGCAGCGGCTCCAGCATGACGTGGATGGCGAACACCGCCTGCCGCGTGCCGCGCCCCACCGGGAAGAAGGTCTGGCGCTCCACCCGCAGCCAGCAACGCTGCGCGAAGGCCTGGGCGTCGTCGGGGGCGGGCCAGGGTTCGCGCGGGTGCCGCCGGGGGTGCTGGTCGTAGCGCCCGGAAGGGCTGATGGTCCACACATGGCGTTCCCAGCACTCGCCGGAGGTCACCAGCCTGACCAGCGGCTCGGATGCCGCCAGCAGCGCCGCATTGTCGGCCACTGGCGCGTGCAGCGCGGCGAAGTGCAGGCCGACCTTGTCTTCCGGCGCCCAGTGGGAAGGCACGGACACGCACAGCCAGGGCAGGGTGGCGCTGTCGCCGTCCAGCACCGCCAGGTCCTGCTCGCAGGCGAGCTCCAGCGGCGTGTCGCCGGGCACGCGCTCGGCGATGGCCTGCAAGGCGGGTGTGGGATCGAAGCCGGGGGCGACGTGTCGCGACTGCCCGGCCTGCAGGACGGCGAGCTTTTCGCGATACAGGGCGCTTCCGGGCGCCAGCGGCACCAGCTGGGGATCCTCCGGTGCTATGCGGCGCAGGCCGGGCTGCATCCGGAACGGGACGGTGACGTTGTCGAAATCGAAGTTCACGGCGGTCCCTCAACTATCCGGCATTTCTCTGCGGCATTGCAGGCACCAAAAAGAAAGGCTCCTTTCGGAGCCTTCGCGACGGGTGCCGTGCGCTTAGACGCGGCGGCGGTATTCGCCTGTGCGCGTGTCGATTTCCACTTTGTCGCCCTGGGCCACGAAGATCGGCACGCCGATCTCGAAGCCGGTGGCGATCTTGGCGGGCTTGAGCACCTTGCCGGACGTATCGCCCTTGACGGCAGGCTCGGTCCAGGTGATCTCGCGCTCCACGCTGGTGGCCAGTTCGACCGAGATGGCCTTGCCCTCGTAGAACACCACTTCGGCGGGCATGCCTTCCTCGAGGTAGTTCAGCGCGTCGCCCATGTTTTCCTTCTCGACCTCGTACTGGTTGTACTCGGTGTCCATCCAGACATACATGGGATCGGCGAAGTAGGAGTAGGTGCAATCCTTCTTGTCCAGGACGATCTGGTCCATCTTGTCGTCGGCCTTGAACACGATTTCCGTGCCCTGGTTGTTCAGCAGGCTCTTGAGCTTCATGCGCACGGTGGCTGCGTTGCGGCCGCCGCGGGCGTATTCGGTCTTCAGCACGACCCAGGGGTTGCCGCCCTGCATGATGACGTTGCCGGCGCGGATTTCTTGAGCGATTTTCATAAGCGGATTGAGAGGCTTAGGTAGGGGCCGGCAGCGTGCATGAGGCTGGATGGGGCTGCGGCAGGGGCGCGTATCGCGCAGAGCCTGCTATTTTAGCCTTTTTCATGAGGCAGGTCCCGAATGCCCCTAAAGCGCGGCCGGGGCCCGATGGGGAGTCAAGGACGGAAATCGGCCACGAAGCCCAGCAACTGGCTGGCGAGTTCGTCCTGCGCCAGCAGCCTGGCGCGCGCGGCCGAGACGCTATCCGTCCAGGCTGCCGAATCGAAGACCGGCAGCTCGCCGCCGACGCCGCTCCACGCCTCGTGGAAGCGCCGCAGGCCGGAGGGCGCCTGCATCCAATCGAGAAAGGCGCGCAGCTTGGCGTGGTGGGCGTCATCATGCTGCGGATAGATCTGCCACACGAAGGGCCGGCCGGCCCAGAGCGCGCGCACCAGCGAATCCTCGCCGCGGACGAAGTTGGCGTCGCAGCTCCAGAGCAGGTGATCGAATTCCGATTGCGCCAGCAGCGGCAGCCAGCTGACCCGCAGTTGCGGCGAAGGCGGAAGCCGTTCGAGCGCCGCGCGCACGGCCGACGCGGCAC
Above is a window of Ramlibacter tataouinensis DNA encoding:
- the efp gene encoding elongation factor P encodes the protein MKIAQEIRAGNVIMQGGNPWVVLKTEYARGGRNAATVRMKLKSLLNNQGTEIVFKADDKMDQIVLDKKDCTYSYFADPMYVWMDTEYNQYEVEKENMGDALNYLEEGMPAEVVFYEGKAISVELATSVEREITWTEPAVKGDTSGKVLKPAKIATGFEIGVPIFVAQGDKVEIDTRTGEYRRRV
- a CDS encoding heme-dependent oxidative N-demethylase subunit alpha family protein; translated protein: MNFDFDNVTVPFRMQPGLRRIAPEDPQLVPLAPGSALYREKLAVLQAGQSRHVAPGFDPTPALQAIAERVPGDTPLELACEQDLAVLDGDSATLPWLCVSVPSHWAPEDKVGLHFAALHAPVADNAALLAASEPLVRLVTSGECWERHVWTISPSGRYDQHPRRHPREPWPAPDDAQAFAQRCWLRVERQTFFPVGRGTRQAVFAIHVMLEPLPAVAGVPGAARRLHDSLASMTDAVLAYKGLAPAREPLLAWLATCCA